The Lycium ferocissimum isolate CSIRO_LF1 chromosome 8, AGI_CSIRO_Lferr_CH_V1, whole genome shotgun sequence DNA segment CACTTTTCTGGATCCTTTTcattttcccttcctttctggAACTTCTTTTATTTGACTTTTCCTTTGACAAATTTTGCCTGCCGGAGGCACATCTGCAACAGAAACTAAAAATCTTTGCTCCGCCTTGCAGTCTTTTTACCATATATTCTATTTCAATTTTACGTGACACTATTATTAGCTCTTATTTGGACATAGGTCatttttttaccttttaaaaaaaaaaaaaaaaaagatttgaaaCCATTGTTTGTTCAtgaaatttgataagttttttaAGCGAACTAGTTCCGAAAATTGGTTTGGGCCACTTTTTGGGAGAAAATTTTTCTTCCACTCATAAATcttcaattatttcaaataaaatgcatgtgtaaatacaacttcaacttccaaaaattattttttaacataactttaaaaagtctttgtttttttttcaaatttcaaccaaatttaaGTCCAAACGCTAGCTTAGaatatctcttttcatatatttatagaatatttttaaaaatgaagtTGTATTATTTGTAGGAGTATATGTagcttttaattatttaaattttttgttaaaaaatataataatgtaaAATTGAGACGGAAATTTAGAAGGTTGGACTCTCTCTTCAATCTTTTATAACGTAACTACTTCCTCCGccccaaaaagattatctttgactagacacgaaatttaagaaataaatgaatttttttgaaatatgtggtccaaaataagttttagatatttgtgtaggtgtaaattattttataaaattaaattgtttctaaagatagacaaaatatagaaatgtgtctaTCTTTTTGGAATAAATTAATAAGAAAAGTAACACAACGTTTTGGACGGAGtgagtactttttttttcctccggAATTGTACAAGGCCGTTTGGGTTcgcttataagtcatttttaacTTATAATCGCCCCATCCCAAAAGATTGTTCTAATTTGATttgacacgaaatttaaaaaataaagaaatttttttgaaatgtgtgatcTGGAATAAattttagatatttatgtgattgtaaattatttcataaagttaaattatttttaaatataaaaatatatcattttttataaaataaattaataagaaaaataagataatttttttgcgACAGAAAAAGTAGTTACGTAACTTTGTACGGTTCCTATAGGACTAGCTGATAATAGCTTCATATGTAGGTTGGTGTTTTCTGTActtgatattttaattacatcTATTATATCTGAACTAAGTACCAGTACTAGTATGTGGCCATTAATTCGCTTTTGTTTGGGTTCACTGAATCATATATTTCACTTTAACATATGTATCTTTTCTGTATATATCTTGTTCTGTCTATTTGTGCACAGCTGGCTGGGTTACATGggatctttaacaattaaaaattaatctgctttatctaaaaaaaattattaaaattaatgtGCTACTATTTCTTTGTCTTTTTGCCAAAATGTAATGTGCTAAGTGGACCTGTGAAAAAGATGAGATGCTTTTGGTGCATCAATTGAGGTTGGAATTTGAGAGTAGATTCAAAGAACTGCTTTCAtatatccttggaattttgACCTTGTTTTTTCTATCCAATATTTTAAGAACTTTTGTCCTTTATTTCTAGTAACTTAATTAATCTCCCATCATTATTAGTCTCAAGTAAGCACTATCATTGATACTATCCACTTGACATATTGCTTTTTCTTTCctcttgtttcttttatttttggaaaaatgacaaaaaatacAATAACTATTGGAAATCGAGTAATTATAGTTACTTTTTGCTTTTTATCACAAAAATGTCTTTATCATTAGACAAGTGCCAAAAAATCAAATGAAGGGCATTATTGCTCCATTTCCAATAGTTCAGGGGCATACCTACTCCACTTGGATACTGATAAGGGTAATGGTGTGCCAAAAAATAACCGAGAGACGTAATTATTCTATTTTCAATAGTTAATAAGTACTTTTGAtcgttttctctctttttctaaaattataTCTGTGCAGGGGCAAaattacaatattagttacgaGTTCGGACTAATCCAATAATTTTGATTAGAACATGTATTTGCATTcagaaattcattaaatatatataaataattaattgcTAACCTAGTTATTAAAACGAGTTATGAATTTGAACTCATAAGCTTTAGATCTTGACTTTGATTTCCAGGGATCAATTTAAACTTATGGTTGCTATTTGTTACAGAAAGAAAGTAAATGAAGATGGTGGAGGAAAGTGAGAAGAAATTTGATCCACAAGAAGTGATTGAAGAATTTGAGTTGTTGAGCAAAGATGCTggaagaattcaagaagagacCCTACAGAAGATTctggaagaaaatggagggACAGAATATTTGCAGCAATGGGGTCTAAATGGGAAAACAGACCCATTGTCTTTCAAGAATTGTGTTCCCCTGGTCACTCACAAGGATTTAGAGCCTTACATTCACAGAATTGCTGAGGGTGATCTTACCCCTATTCTTACTGGAAAGCCCATTACCACTATCTCCTTAAGGTACGTTTGACTTAATTTGTACGGGTCAAAATGAACTGAATTATTAAATGAGCCGGTCATTTGCACTGGTTAAAATCGCCTTgaggtattttaatttttttaggtGAGTTAGACTGAATTTGGTCGGGTTAAAATGAGTTTGGTTATTAAATGAGAGGGGCATTAACACGTTCAAACTTGAGCGGGTTAGACATGTCATATTTCATGGGCTAATTTTGTCACCCCTATTGCacctaaaataaataaataaataaataaatcaatttatCACTTTTATTGAGACTTTTCGATAAAGTGGTCGCATTCTTTAATATcgtaaaataagtaaataaataatatgtTATTTGATAACTATTTAAGCTTTTAGATAAAGTGCTCATATGCTTTAAAATGGTAGAATATGCATAGGATCTGGATTCAAGTCTCGCTGTTATTCTTTACACAATTCATTTCGCATGTTTGACCTAAAGAGAAAGGTGTTGGCTTGCACtttaaggacccgtttggccaaaagaattattcactttttttcgaattttttttcacttttttccggaattaaCATttagccatgaaaattccaaatacaacttgaaaaacttaatttttaagtttttcactttttttacaaccaaaacaagtatgtttcaacaaataaaagaaaaaatacaatttcaaaaactatggctaaacacaactccaactcaaACTCCAAAATTCTAAGGCCctgtttgtccatagatacaaaaaaaaaatcacttttttttttttttttggaattttagagttggagttggagttggagttgtgtttggccatagtttttaaaattgtaatttttggtgaaatatagttgtaaaaaagtgaattttttttgaaaaacaagttttttgagtttttagtattccggaatacaacttcaagttgtattcggaattctcatggccaaatgttgattccggaaaaaagtgaaaaaaaaattccggaataaagtgaataactcttatggccaaacgggggttagaaaaagtgaaaaagtttttgatttctatggccaaacgcatACTAAGAGTGTGGGTGTATAAAATGGGTTCTTCATAATCTCACAAGGAATAAAGAGGATAGAACATAGAGATAAACACGAAGCCCACTaatatttattatgaaataCTTTGCTcttactctctccgtctcaaatatttatcatatttttcatttacacgcctattaaaaaagtatttataagggtagcattatgactattttatccccttaacatatttcatcatgttttctctcctcaataaatatttacttCATTAATGATGAAACCTCTTAAATGATGCTATTAGAACTCACAAAATCATTCCATTGATGTAATtaatacaagggtaaaatggaaaaaagattcttaattttatcttgagtaaataaaacgataaatattttgagacaagtatttttaataagaatgaaaaatattttgagacggagagagtatataACAACTTTACAAGGGGTGCTTTTATAAGTGTCAAGAGTCACTTTTAGACTAGAGTAATAAATTTTGCCACCCGCACTATGAGCTTGGCCACTTAGTCCTGGATAATATAAAAGTCATGCACTTAGGATAATTAAAGCGACAAATGAATCTAGACACTTATTAATCATACTCTTAAAATTTAAGTTTACTATTTTCAATCAAGAGTGCCTTTCAGACCcctaaaataacaaaattaaatcttttccttctttcatgACGATCTCAACTTCAAATTGaggcatagttgttgttgtggtcGTTTCTTATATTATGAGAacacaaaattaaaaagaactatgacttttttcctttctccatttgttgtatttgtggggcgttgtcttagtttgactttgacacgaattttaaaatatttaaaatgaatCGTTCAAAACAAGTTTTAGATATTTGAGTGGTTGTAAATCCCATAAATTTAAATtacttttaaatataaaaatgtgtcaatctttttgggacaaactaataaAGAAAGTAGGActatctttttgggacggagggagtactacttttagaagttgaagaagaaaaattgatGATAATGGTTGATTGCAGTTCTGGTACAACTCAAGGAAAGCCAAAATTTGTACCTTTCAATGAAGAATTGATGGAATCCACCATGCAGATATTCAAAACATCTTTTGCCTTTAGGAACAGGTAATATAATCTCCTGTCTGCCTTATTATGCTTTACACTGTTATTTATAGTTTTATGTGCTTTCTATCACCCAGTCTAGTCTCTCTTTGATATTGGAAAAATGGGGAGTTaatcattttgtttttttacttCCTTTTGTTAGTTTTTCTCTGAAAGTCACTACGTATCATTAGTAGACAGTTGTTCATTGCCCTCTTTTTCAACTCTCCAGCATGTTTGGGTAAtggtttttgttttatttgttgaAAAGGTTGTCCAATTGAGAAAGACAACATGAGTTGTTTATTTCCTTACTTTGAAAAAATTTCCACATCCGTTCATGTTTAGTGGAAAagtttgttcttttcttttaatgagtatcttttacttttttctCTTGGTACCAATAACTGGAACCTtcttaagggaagtattagagtCAACACGGCGATAAATGTGGGGAAACATCCAACGTTCGTCGCATTTTACTTATGTTGTtcagactcttcaaaaatagTGCCGCACTTTGGAGGATTCAACACACACCTgttgacatttttgaagagtccgagcaacatagcatTTCATTTCGATATCCACCCTACAATGAGGTAAAAGGGATAAAATTAGTGTTTTACCCTTTTTAAGTTGAAAACTAATTCTTTAACTCCTTCCGTGCTCATGTCATGTCGAGGTACTGCAGCGAAAAAAGCAATAcaatccaatccaatccaatccaatttATCGTAATTGATTTAGTTAATATGTCGAAATCATTGGCTTATCAAATGATTGATGTCGAGATTTATGCTATTTTGCAGAGAATTCCCAGTCGTAAACGGGAAAGCTTTGCAGTTCATTTACGGAAGCAAGCAGTTCAAGACGAAGGGAGGTTTGGCGGCTGGAACGGCCACTACCAATGTGTACCGGAACGCACAATTCAAGAAGACAATGAAAGCGATGCAGACCCCGTGTTGCAGCCCCGATGAAGTGATATTCGGCCCTGATTTCCACCAATGCTTGTACTGTCATCTCTTATGTGGCCTCATTTTtcgtaacgaagttcaagttgTCTCCTCTACATTCGCCCATAGTATCGTCCATGCTTTTCGAAAGTTCGAACAAGTATGGCAAGAACTTGTTACCAATATAAGGGAAGGAGTCCTTTCTAGCCATGTCACCGTCCCTTCTATAAGATCAGCAATGTCGAAATTACTCAAGCCTGATCCGGAACTGGCTGATACTATTTATAATAAGTGCATCCGGTTAAGCAATTCGTACGGCTTGATTCCCGAACTCTTCCCGAACACAAGGTGAACCTCCTTTCCAGAGTGAACTTTGTAACACTATTTCTCTCAATATTTtgtactttctctctcttttatgTAGTGGATTGCTCATTTCCGCCTGTGGATGTAAGTCTACAGACCGAACCACATTAAATTATTGGgtttcttttggtatatttctCTTTTATTGTCTAATTTATCGTCTTTCGAGGTTTGCTTTGTTAGCGTCCGTATGACCTGTGTATTTCGATCTTAACACTAGGTACATATATGGTATCATGACCGGATCAATGGAACCTTACTTGAAGAAACTGAGGCATTATGCGGGGGAGCTACCTCTACTAAGTGCAGATTATGGATCTTCTGAAGGGTGGATCGGAGCAAATGTCAATCCCGAATTGCCTCCCGAGCTAGTTACTTATGCAGTACTTCCGAATATTGGTTATTTCGAATTCATTCCTCTCAGGGAAAATTTGGATGGCCTGGAGCCTACGCCATTGGGTTTAACTGAAGTTAAACTCGATGAAGAGTACGAAATTGTTGTCACCAACTTCGCGGGTAcgattttcttcttctcttttcttggaAATGCTTTACTCGGCAACAACTAATTATATGAGTGATTCAGTGCATTCTCTCTTGGTATTATGAATTTATAATGCGACCATAAGAGTGCATTGCTTAAAATGGTTACTCAAGTATATTAAATTAcatgaaaaatcattttcttttattcgaAAAAAAGACACTTAACTACGCATATAGCAGTTAGAAAGTTACTCAAACGGCCAAATACCTACCTATTTTAC contains these protein-coding regions:
- the LOC132068595 gene encoding jasmonoyl--L-amino acid synthetase JAR4, which encodes MKMVEESEKKFDPQEVIEEFELLSKDAGRIQEETLQKILEENGGTEYLQQWGLNGKTDPLSFKNCVPLVTHKDLEPYIHRIAEGDLTPILTGKPITTISLSSGTTQGKPKFVPFNEELMESTMQIFKTSFAFRNREFPVVNGKALQFIYGSKQFKTKGGLAAGTATTNVYRNAQFKKTMKAMQTPCCSPDEVIFGPDFHQCLYCHLLCGLIFRNEVQVVSSTFAHSIVHAFRKFEQVWQELVTNIREGVLSSHVTVPSIRSAMSKLLKPDPELADTIYNKCIRLSNSYGLIPELFPNTRYIYGIMTGSMEPYLKKLRHYAGELPLLSADYGSSEGWIGANVNPELPPELVTYAVLPNIGYFEFIPLRENLDGLEPTPLGLTEVKLDEEYEIVVTNFAGLYRYRLGDVVKIKGFHNDTPELQFICRRNLLLCINIDKNTEKDLQIAVEAAAQLLLNEKLEVVDFSSYVNASADPGHYVIFWELNGEASEEILKECCNCLDKSFVDAGYVSSRKVNAIGALELRIVKRGTFHKILDHFVGLGAAVSQFKTPRCVGPTNLSVLQILSSNVVESYFSTAFS